The following are encoded together in the Corynebacterium jeikeium genome:
- a CDS encoding NERD domain-containing protein has product MAIVYGKKRPGQSGWEDFEASVDAFLEDEVEGFSVTYEMRQNAWQYDGGELEQRANIKRNRKRLRRIAMLVWVIGGIVGSLLMVGEQVYIGAWLILASIAAFFYLMFSFIFSMNRKVEGKDTSNLKANTTLEQSVEDRRKQEAQRLTAMARQGYIQQTGLPAAFQRAAQGYRAEEQIGLMLEQRLPDPIEIAHDVIIHRDGRDGLTKILDGMRGVEQPLMYGTTPTARKFGLAMGIFGALGELTARNATTANADHILSTAAGLIMVDTKHWTGELSLDSAGQFTAGPNHPGSEYREKAADVTRFEASRINRGDVSVIILAVVGGSVQDKFLLQERDGEVPIVAVEAEDVADTIIRIHNDGRLRAPVSLKSVEYNSPGTTW; this is encoded by the coding sequence ATGGCAATTGTTTATGGAAAGAAGCGCCCCGGGCAGAGTGGGTGGGAAGACTTCGAAGCCTCCGTGGATGCGTTCCTGGAGGATGAGGTCGAAGGCTTCTCTGTTACATACGAAATGCGCCAGAACGCCTGGCAATACGACGGTGGCGAGTTGGAGCAGCGTGCGAATATCAAAAGAAACCGCAAGCGGCTCCGTCGCATTGCGATGCTTGTGTGGGTCATTGGCGGCATCGTTGGCAGCTTGCTAATGGTTGGCGAACAGGTTTATATCGGTGCCTGGCTGATACTGGCTTCCATAGCGGCGTTCTTCTATTTGATGTTCAGCTTCATTTTTTCCATGAACCGCAAGGTTGAGGGGAAAGATACCAGCAACCTCAAAGCCAACACCACTCTCGAGCAGTCTGTGGAAGACAGACGTAAGCAGGAAGCTCAGCGCCTTACCGCCATGGCGCGCCAGGGGTACATACAGCAGACTGGATTGCCGGCGGCTTTTCAGCGCGCCGCCCAGGGGTACAGGGCTGAGGAGCAGATTGGGTTGATGCTTGAGCAACGGCTTCCAGACCCGATCGAGATCGCCCACGACGTAATCATTCACCGCGATGGTCGCGACGGATTGACCAAGATCTTGGATGGTATGAGAGGGGTGGAGCAGCCCCTGATGTACGGAACCACCCCTACGGCGCGGAAGTTCGGCCTTGCCATGGGTATCTTTGGTGCGCTTGGGGAACTAACCGCCAGGAATGCTACGACGGCCAATGCGGACCACATTCTGTCCACGGCTGCGGGCCTTATCATGGTGGATACTAAACACTGGACGGGTGAGCTTAGTCTCGACTCGGCCGGTCAGTTTACCGCAGGTCCTAACCACCCGGGCAGTGAGTATCGAGAGAAGGCTGCGGATGTTACCCGGTTCGAGGCTTCGCGCATTAACCGTGGGGATGTATCCGTCATAATTCTCGCCGTTGTTGGCGGCAGTGTGCAGGATAAGTTTCTGCTGCAAGAAAGAGATGGTGAGGTTCCGATTGTTGCTGTCGAAGCGGAAGATGTGGCAGATACCATTATCAGGATTCACAACGACGGTCGGTTGCGCGCTCCGGTTTCCTTGAAGAGTGTGGAGTACAACTCTCCCGGCACGACGTGGTGA